Below is a window of Rhodamnia argentea isolate NSW1041297 chromosome 11, ASM2092103v1, whole genome shotgun sequence DNA.
ttgcaattttcaattcattgCGTACAGTCATatatggaaaaattgcacaaaaaaaaaagtaaattataCTCATTGAGACACTAAtgtccaagcttctttttttgttttttggtggcAACAAACCGCCGGACTTTTACCGGCATGGCGGTAATATCCGTTGTCGCGGATTCGTCCAAGGCAACCATTTAAAAATCCTAGTGGCAACTTACGTGGGCAACGTCGGGCAAACGATCTGACATGGATTCGATGCAACTTTAGTGAAGCCAAAACAATTGGTGTCGTTtctccatgaaaaaaaaataaaaatctcatgTGGGTGAAAATGATGAGGGGAAACGGGCGTCGCTTCGAATTCACTAAAGCAATATCGAATTCATGTTAGCTCCGTCGGCACTCCGCTGTTCGTATAAACGCCATGTAGGCTTAATAGCCATCTTGGATGGAACTATGACGGATGATGTATTTGTCACATCGATTCAGGTTTGACGATTTTTTTTGGTGACATGAAAAGAAGTTTGAAGTATTGATATCACGATAGATGTAATCTAGGATTTTGTGATGATATTTTGCATTCAATTCATCCGAAGTTGCGAATCTACGAAATTTTTCTCGGTGTCTATCCATTGAAATTGATTCAACCATGATTAGTGCTGGACATGTACGATGGCCTTAGGttgaaaaatccaaaacaaaTACCGTAGTTTTTTGTAAAGTATTTGACAAAGGAAGCTATTAGCCGGACAgtcggttatttctaaccacacgatctcccaatcaataagcgttttatgtaaaacacgtGGTGATAATGTGTGGATTTATAGTTGAGATTAAACTGTCCCGAACAATACTGTCAATAAATCATTTTCCATTTGACAAATGTCTCGTGGTAATTTTTACGAAACTACTTCACGACCATTTAAGCTACTAAGGCACACTTTCGGTTCAGCGACAACCACACCAAATCAGATCcaaagaacgagaaaaaagTAAGGAGCATGTGAATGTGATGAAAAGAATATAAGGGCACCATCCAAGAAGGTCCAATGGCACGTTTCTTATATTCTTACTTGCCTCCTAAGGAGGCGTAGCAAGTGAAAACTTTCCTCCATAAGCAAATCCCATCTTTTGAACACATAAAACGGACTGAttccctaaaaatttcaaatattaggtttagtcccaaatttgtcccgaaatttttttgtttggcctCAGAAAAGACCCTAACTATAGGTTTAGTCCCATATCTGTCCTGAATTTtgttttatctaaaaaaaaaattacaaactttcaatctattctcaaatTTACGTCTGTGATCCAGTTCCAACTTGACGTGTCATTTCCATGTCGATAACAAATCCGCATCAGCAAAGTAATGGGACAATATGTATGAATCGACGTGACATTTTCATGTcgataacaaatttatcccgataatttttcttgaaattcccCAAAATGAAACTGTACTAGGATATAAAATTTAAGGACAACCAAAGACAATATTTGGACAGAGGATTAATATGGGCATatttgagattaaattgaaaatgggTAATTCTTctcttagaccaaaaaaaaaaaaaaaaaaaaacaaagttcgGCATATATTTggaattggacctaaagttttggattttttccgAGCAAATAAAGTTTGGGGCAGATTTGAGTCTAAACttaaaatttgaggttttttttctgagacaaaagaaaaattcgagATAAATTTAGAAATGGACCTACCGttatagactttttttttttttgggttttttaggGGAACTAGGCCGTGTAAAACTAGGGGAAATCAATTTTGTGCAAGAACGTTGTGTAAAGAGGTGAAGAAATATTTTTAAGACAGCTCTGTCGGAGACCAGCAAATATCGGGGCTTCCATGATGCATCATCGTCGCTCTCCTACTGTTCGTGGGTCCCGACCCAAGAATGCTTTTGGTGCGCATCGCAAGAGCCTATATAACTGTGCCCCTGTTCTCGAGGAACATCCTCATACTCGTAGGCAAGTAAACGAAGAGAACAGCCTCGGAAGCACTCTTTCTTGGTTTTGTTGCGAGGCAAAGAAAAGAATTCTTTTGGAGGGAAGTTTTCTCCGATTTCTCTTGAAGGGCTTTCCTTGAAATCCCCACCTCTTTGACCAAACAAGGACCCATCAACATCTTCCCCtgtttttctgaacttttgtCCGAGGCTTTCAGCTTcaaaacacagagagagagagagagagagagagagagagagagagagagagagatgggtgttGCAGGGACTTTGGAGTACTTGTCTGACTTGATGAGCAGCGGGTACAAACACAAGAAGAGGAAGCAGTTGCAGACGGTGGAGCTGAAGGTGAGGATGGACTGCGATGGCTGTGAACTCAAGGTCAGGAAGGCTCTCTCTTCTTTAGACGGTGAGTTCAAATTAGTCTCGACTACAGGACAACTTACTCTGTTTTTCAAGAAGATGGGTTTTTGTCGACTTTGAATTGTCCTGTCAAGGGGGGAGTATGTAATAACTGGGGGGGTGTTCAATGGTGGTTGCAGGGGTGAAGACGGTGGAGATTAACAGGAAGCAGCAGAAGGTGACGGTGAGCGGGTACGTTGACCAGAACAAGGTGCTGAAGAGGGCCAAGTCGACGGGGAAGAAGGCGGAGATATGGCCCTACATACCCTACAGCGTGGTGGCTCACCAGCCGTACGCCGCCCAGTCCTACGCCCAGTCCTATGACAAGAAGGCCCCTCCCGGCCACGTCAGGAAGGTCGAGCCCACCTCCCAgagcgccgccgccgccgtggcCCGGCACGAGGACCCTTACATGACCCTCTTCAGCGACGACAACCCCAATGCTTGCTCCATCATGTAGGACTAGGAACCCAGGTCCGCTGTTGCTTTGCGAGATTAACCGTTCCCGCGGTTCGGTTTGCGGTTCAATCATGTGAGAGGAGGAAGGAGTATGCAGACCCGAATTCGAATTTCGGATTGGTGTATAGTCGGGTATCGAGATTTAGACAAAAGTGGGAGGACAATTGGGTTAATGAGCGTCAAAATTAGCGTTATGTATCCACCTTTGTTATTAGTAACTTAGAATCTGGAGAGTGTTTTAGCCAGGGTTGTGCCCTTTTGTAGGCTAGctgagttttgaactcttttctcctctttcttcttcttgtacTTTATCAATGGCTATGTTGTCCTGTATGAATTGTAGGGATCTATTGCTCCTTTTGGGTCATGTAATGTGGCAAATGATAGTGTATGCAATGGAGCTTTGCTTTgtgtttttcccccttttttttttttgaccctCTTGTCGTTTATTGCCATGATGTGATGTTACGTTTCCAATTTCCATGATTGGATGACTTGATTTCGTCCCACAGCTGGAGCCGGACACTATGGGAAATTGTGCAAGCTGGATGCAAATTTGGTGATCCTGAGTAGGTTGCTATGTTTTAGCTCTGACCCAATGGCATGATCAGCCAGATCTGGCTTACGTTTTTGCAGCACCTAGTGCTGGTTCTTAGGTATAAAGAGACCGAGAAGTAATCCCCCATTGAGTCCCATTGAATCTTCACTCAATTATTTGACGAGTTCAAATAGACTCACCGAAACGAAAGAGATTAAAAAAggttcgattaaaaaaaaaatcatttttcaatgcATATGCCAGTAAACTATGTTAAAGAAATTTCACATTGGAGAATCGGTGTAGATGTGATGTAGAGCatttaatatatcataattaacTCACGATTCATTGGTCCGAGCTTCTGAGTAAAGTAAGTCTAACTATATCTTATGTTAACATGCTCGGACTTGAACTTTCTCTTGACAATCTCAACATGCTAAAgatatcggacttctgctgTGCGCTTTTTCAACAGAACATTCGGGACATAATTACAACTACTTGAAAGTTATCTATTGCGACATGTATGCAAGTGCAAATATTCGATCGAATGTGATCTTTAAGACATTTGGTCAGCTTAATCAGCTCTTACCGAGTCTTGGATCTGTCTGAAAGTGACAAGGCCAGACGTTATAAACCAAATTCCAAAAGCAGGAAGACAGGGAAGATGGGAATGGCTCGAATTATTTCAAACGCATTTGGTTCCAAATAGGAGCTA
It encodes the following:
- the LOC115744127 gene encoding heavy metal-associated isoprenylated plant protein 23; protein product: MGVAGTLEYLSDLMSSGYKHKKRKQLQTVELKVRMDCDGCELKVRKALSSLDGVKTVEINRKQQKVTVSGYVDQNKVLKRAKSTGKKAEIWPYIPYSVVAHQPYAAQSYAQSYDKKAPPGHVRKVEPTSQSAAAAVARHEDPYMTLFSDDNPNACSIM